Proteins encoded in a region of the Flavobacteriaceae bacterium HL-DH10 genome:
- a CDS encoding trehalase family glycosidase → MNIKINLIKLTLVTTILVFSSCKPALNEAHTAQILKVEDYKHYADYFNTMEDENIAKAVPNDSAWSWMKTNIPLFECPQQNFEEMYYFRWWSLRKHITNTPQGYAITEFLVDRSYADKYNLIACALGHHIYEFRWVHNPKYIEQNVNIWYRGNEGKPMKKLHKFSSWTADALYSRYLVNKDETYLLDMYPDMVNDYTAWEEERQRPDGLFWQNDVKDGMEESLSGGRHVRNARPTINSYMFANAEALAEMSKMKGDAEKEKYFEAKADTIQKLVESKLWNAEAEFFETLTEKDTSSQVREAIGFIPWYFNLPTKNKGFEKAWEQVKDEAGFAAPFGLTTAERRSPRFRSHGTGTCEWDGAVWPFATSQTLTAMANVLNNYNQDVINEDDYFNQMNLYVESQYYRGRPYIGEYLDETTGYWLMGDRERSRYYNHSTFNDLMITGLVGLRPRADDKIEVSPLIPEDKWDWFCLDNVLYHGDIVTILWDKTGKKYNKGKGFKVFRNGQEIAASEKLERLISE, encoded by the coding sequence ATGAACATAAAAATAAATCTCATTAAGCTTACTTTGGTTACCACTATATTGGTGTTTAGCAGTTGTAAACCTGCACTAAACGAGGCGCACACGGCACAAATTTTAAAAGTTGAAGATTATAAGCATTACGCAGATTACTTCAATACAATGGAAGACGAAAATATAGCCAAAGCGGTACCGAATGATAGTGCTTGGTCTTGGATGAAAACCAACATTCCGTTGTTTGAATGTCCGCAACAAAACTTTGAAGAAATGTATTATTTCCGCTGGTGGAGTTTGCGTAAACACATTACAAATACACCACAAGGTTATGCCATTACCGAATTTTTGGTAGATCGTTCTTATGCCGATAAATATAATTTAATTGCATGTGCATTAGGACATCATATTTATGAATTTAGATGGGTGCATAATCCTAAATACATTGAGCAAAATGTAAATATTTGGTACAGAGGAAATGAAGGAAAACCAATGAAAAAGTTACATAAGTTCAGTAGTTGGACAGCTGATGCGCTTTACAGCCGTTACTTGGTAAATAAGGATGAAACCTATTTGTTAGATATGTATCCAGATATGGTAAATGATTATACTGCTTGGGAGGAAGAAAGACAACGACCAGACGGATTATTTTGGCAAAACGATGTAAAAGATGGTATGGAAGAATCGTTAAGTGGTGGACGTCATGTACGAAATGCGCGTCCAACGATTAACAGTTACATGTTTGCAAATGCAGAGGCTTTAGCTGAAATGTCTAAAATGAAAGGTGATGCTGAAAAAGAGAAGTATTTTGAAGCTAAGGCAGATACCATTCAGAAATTAGTAGAAAGCAAATTATGGAATGCAGAGGCTGAATTCTTTGAAACCTTAACAGAAAAAGATACATCGTCGCAAGTTCGAGAAGCTATAGGTTTTATTCCTTGGTATTTTAATTTGCCAACCAAAAATAAAGGTTTTGAAAAAGCTTGGGAGCAAGTAAAAGATGAAGCAGGTTTTGCAGCACCTTTTGGCTTAACGACTGCCGAACGTAGAAGTCCGCGGTTTAGAAGTCACGGTACAGGAACTTGTGAGTGGGATGGAGCTGTTTGGCCATTTGCAACATCACAAACATTAACGGCTATGGCTAACGTGCTGAATAATTACAATCAAGATGTTATAAATGAAGATGATTATTTTAATCAAATGAACTTGTATGTAGAGTCTCAATATTACCGTGGGCGACCATATATTGGTGAATATTTAGATGAAACTACAGGCTATTGGTTAATGGGAGATAGAGAACGTAGTCGTTATTACAACCACTCAACATTTAATGATTTAATGATTACTGGTTTGGTAGGATTACGTCCAAGAGCCGATGATAAAATAGAAGTGAGTCCGTTAATTCCAGAAGATAAATGGGATTGGTTTTGTTTAGATAATGTGTTGTATCACGGCGACATAGTAACTATTCTTTGGGATAAAACAGGTAAAAAATATAATAAAGGAAAAGGTTTTAAGGTTTTTAGAAACGGTCAAGAAATTGCTGCTTCGGAAAAACTTGAAAGATTAATTTCAGAATAA